The following proteins are encoded in a genomic region of Polynucleobacter paludilacus:
- the tig gene encoding trigger factor codes for MALQIENLGQLDRKMTLEFPRADLAKARDERLAKLGKTMKMAGFRPGKVPKNIVEKQYGMQVDFEIQFDKASELFFELSQKEGVKLAGQPRLEPKSELDADQIVFDAYFEVLPEVKIGDISKVEVSKYTTAIGDAEIDRALDVLRKQQVHYHPRGTTSAHGDGGANTSAQSGDQVIIDFVGKIDGVEFAGGKAENFEFVLGEGRMLPEFEAATLGLKAGESKTFPLVFPADYHGKDVAGKTADFTITVKSVNWPHLPPIDEAFALSLGVTEGGVEKMRAEVKENLDREVNRRITSLLKNEVMDKLNTLCELDVPKSLVASEQERLVESARQDLMQRGIPNAKDAPIPVEMFAEQALKRVRLGLILSDLVKQQNLSATADQIKAEIEEQAATYEDPKEVVRWFYSNPARLKEIENLVLENNVIKHFTSVAKVSEKPVSFEELSKLN; via the coding sequence ATGGCTTTGCAAATAGAAAATTTAGGTCAGTTAGACCGAAAAATGACCTTAGAGTTCCCCCGTGCAGATTTAGCTAAAGCACGCGATGAGCGTTTAGCCAAGCTAGGCAAAACGATGAAGATGGCTGGTTTTCGTCCCGGCAAAGTACCTAAAAATATTGTTGAAAAACAATATGGCATGCAAGTGGACTTTGAGATCCAGTTTGATAAAGCCTCTGAGCTCTTTTTTGAGTTGAGCCAAAAAGAGGGGGTCAAATTAGCAGGACAGCCACGCTTAGAGCCCAAGAGCGAACTTGATGCAGACCAGATTGTCTTTGATGCTTACTTCGAAGTGTTGCCTGAAGTCAAAATCGGCGATATCAGTAAGGTTGAAGTCAGCAAATACACCACTGCCATTGGCGATGCTGAGATTGATCGTGCTTTGGATGTTTTACGCAAGCAACAAGTCCATTATCACCCACGTGGCACTACAAGTGCCCATGGTGATGGTGGCGCTAACACCTCAGCTCAATCTGGTGACCAAGTCATCATTGATTTTGTCGGCAAGATCGACGGTGTTGAATTTGCTGGTGGTAAAGCAGAAAACTTTGAATTTGTTTTAGGTGAGGGCAGAATGCTCCCCGAATTTGAGGCTGCAACCTTAGGCCTTAAAGCGGGTGAGAGCAAAACTTTCCCATTAGTATTTCCAGCTGATTACCATGGTAAAGATGTTGCAGGCAAAACCGCCGACTTCACAATCACTGTTAAGTCAGTCAATTGGCCTCATCTTCCACCGATAGATGAGGCCTTTGCTTTATCTTTGGGTGTAACAGAAGGCGGCGTTGAAAAGATGCGTGCTGAAGTCAAAGAAAACCTCGATCGTGAAGTCAATCGTCGTATTACTTCCTTGCTCAAAAATGAAGTGATGGATAAGCTCAACACACTGTGCGAATTGGATGTGCCCAAATCTTTAGTGGCTTCAGAGCAAGAGCGCTTAGTAGAGTCTGCTAGACAAGACCTAATGCAGCGCGGTATTCCTAATGCTAAGGATGCGCCAATCCCTGTCGAAATGTTTGCAGAACAGGCTCTTAAACGCGTTCGCTTAGGCCTGATTTTGAGTGATCTGGTTAAGCAGCAGAATCTGAGTGCTACTGCCGATCAAATTAAGGCTGAAATTGAAGAGCAGGCTGCGACCTATGAAGATCCTAAAGAGGTGGTACGTTGGTTCTACAGCAATCCTGCTCGTTTAAAAGAAATTGAAAACTTGGTTTTAGAGAATAACGTGATCAAACACTTCACCTCTGTTGCCAAGGTAAGCGAAAAGCCAGTGAGCTTTGAAGAACTGAGTAAACTGAACTAA
- the ispF gene encoding 2-C-methyl-D-erythritol 2,4-cyclodiphosphate synthase: MNPPPFRIGQGYDVHALVADRKLILGGVHIPYEKGLLGHSDADALLHAITDALLGAAGLNDIGQLFPDTDPQFKGMDSRILLRAALQKVQAAGFQVGNVDATVICQKPKLADFLPEMIEHIAADLAVTPSHINLKAKTNEALGHLGRGEGIAVHAVTLLYKPS, from the coding sequence ATGAATCCGCCACCATTTCGAATTGGACAAGGTTACGATGTTCATGCCTTAGTGGCGGATCGCAAGCTCATTTTGGGAGGTGTGCATATCCCTTATGAAAAGGGCTTACTCGGACACTCTGATGCAGACGCTTTGCTCCATGCTATCACTGATGCTTTACTTGGAGCGGCAGGGCTAAACGATATTGGCCAGCTGTTTCCAGATACTGATCCTCAATTTAAGGGGATGGATAGCCGGATCTTATTGCGCGCTGCTTTACAAAAAGTGCAGGCCGCCGGTTTTCAAGTCGGCAATGTGGATGCAACGGTTATTTGTCAAAAGCCTAAATTGGCAGATTTTTTACCAGAGATGATTGAGCATATTGCGGCTGATCTGGCTGTAACACCCAGCCACATCAACCTAAAAGCCAAGACGAATGAAGCTCTTGGTCATTTGGGGAGAGGCGAGGGTATCGCTGTTCATGCAGTTACCTTGCTCTACAAGCCCTCATAA
- the ispD gene encoding 2-C-methyl-D-erythritol 4-phosphate cytidylyltransferase, with amino-acid sequence MPKASPIPLNGRQCHALLPTAGSGSRLGGDLPKQFQNLAGKPMLAYAIEAFQNTPEIHSIWVGINPHFAHNPILSELKQNTKSLAFLPTGGTTRQETVKNTLAAMIQGGISEDDWVLVHDAARPGITPALIQKLISAVVENHCGGLLALPVADTLKRADLSSVVANQFTRAEATVSRNHLWQAQTPQMFGVKKLFDALEDAIRNEADVTDEASAMELQGEKPLLIEGATRNFKVTHPADWDLMQSVLSASPNQ; translated from the coding sequence ATGCCTAAAGCCAGCCCGATTCCATTAAATGGTCGCCAATGCCATGCCTTACTTCCCACTGCTGGAAGTGGTTCCCGTCTTGGTGGCGACTTGCCCAAGCAATTCCAAAACCTAGCGGGTAAGCCGATGTTGGCCTATGCTATTGAGGCGTTTCAAAATACGCCTGAGATTCACTCCATTTGGGTTGGTATCAATCCGCATTTTGCGCACAACCCAATCTTGAGTGAACTCAAACAAAACACCAAGTCACTGGCTTTTTTGCCTACCGGAGGTACCACTCGACAAGAAACTGTCAAGAACACTCTCGCGGCGATGATCCAAGGTGGAATTTCTGAGGATGATTGGGTATTGGTTCATGATGCAGCAAGACCAGGCATTACGCCGGCTTTAATTCAAAAGCTCATTTCTGCGGTAGTTGAAAATCATTGCGGCGGGCTATTAGCGCTGCCTGTTGCTGATACCCTGAAACGAGCCGATTTAAGTTCGGTTGTAGCAAATCAGTTCACTCGAGCAGAAGCAACAGTCTCCCGCAATCATTTATGGCAAGCGCAAACTCCACAAATGTTTGGTGTAAAAAAACTCTTCGACGCGCTTGAGGATGCTATTCGTAACGAAGCTGATGTGACCGATGAAGCCAGCGCAATGGAGCTGCAGGGTGAGAAGCCATTATTAATTGAGGGAGCCACTCGTAACTTCAAGGTGACTCATCCAGCCGATTGGGACCTGATGCAAAGTGTATTGAGCGCTTCACCTAATCAATAA
- the mfd gene encoding transcription-repair coupling factor translates to MSDAVKPTPPIPAPRVGQRFTFSGLVGSSDAALIAQAAQQNRGKFSVMVIFCALAQEAQRLLEEIPAFAPQLKTRLLPDWEILPYDHFSPHQDLVSERLATLYEFLNASCDIVLVPVTTALQRMGPPSFLSGHTFFFRQGDQLNEAALKLQLQQAGYDPVSAVMRPGEYSIRGGLIDLFPMGSSLPYRLDLFGDEIEQIRSFDPDTQRSLFPVKEIRLLPGHEFPFDDHSRTAARGRWREVFEGDPTRCSIYKDINLGIPSAGIESYLPIFFDETATIFDYFPRSGDPVWLVNIGDIESSIRSFWKDTQQRYDFLKHDLERPILPPKELFLDVDQFFSNEKDNARLVLERDPNEALVFLPTPDVAIHRRDADPVSRLRNLVEHGQSRVLICTDSAGRKESIRQLLEESNFIVDGASTAVYQLKPDSVETIPEFLQGASNFGLVSSPLYGGFAWPQEQVILITEAELFTTTARQRRRSKGNENADPDMLFKDLSELKIGDPVVHAEHGIGRYQGLVLLNLAPPKQEPIFEEFLHLVYANETTLYVPVQQLQLVTRYAGSDPDTAPLHQLGSGLWDKAKRKAAKQIRDTAAELLGLYAARAIRKGHAFEYSHHDYAAFAESFGFEETPDQASAINAVIGDMTSGTPMDRLVCGDVGFGKTEVALRASFIAVMGGKQVAILAPTTLLAEQHVSTWKDRFADWPVRIVELSRFKSTKEINAALEAIAKGEADIIIGTHKLLSKESQFANLGLVIVDEEHRFGVRQKDALKALRAEVDILTLTATPIPRTLGMAMEGLREFSIIATAPQKRLAIKTFVRREGDGVIREAVLREIKRGGQVYFLHNEVETIENRKHALQELIPEARIGVAHGQMHERDLEAVMRDFVTQRTNILLCTTIIETGIDVPTANTIIMHRADKFGLAQLHQLRGRVGRSHHQAYAYLMVPDPEALSKQAQLRLNAIQAMEELGSGFYLAMHDLEIRGAGEVLGDKQSGEIHEIGFQLYTEMLNRAVKSLRSGKEPDLLSPLQSITDVNLGVPALLPQDYCPDVHERLSLYKRFAATNDFSELMGLREELVDRFGDLPDQAKSFYETHRLRLEMTGFGIKKIDASENTIQIQFIPNPPIDPLRIIQLIQSSKHIQLNGQDKLKVLPLKTGGFDRLEQRLDQIRQILKRLNEGAAVVNAL, encoded by the coding sequence ATGTCTGATGCAGTAAAACCAACACCCCCTATCCCCGCCCCGCGGGTTGGGCAGCGCTTTACCTTTTCAGGCCTGGTTGGCTCCTCTGATGCGGCTTTAATTGCCCAAGCAGCCCAACAAAATCGTGGCAAATTTTCAGTGATGGTGATTTTTTGTGCTCTGGCACAAGAAGCTCAGCGCCTCTTAGAAGAAATCCCTGCCTTTGCACCTCAACTCAAGACGCGCTTATTGCCGGATTGGGAAATTCTTCCCTACGATCATTTCTCGCCACATCAAGACTTGGTTTCAGAGAGGTTAGCGACCTTATATGAATTCCTGAATGCGAGCTGCGACATTGTTTTGGTACCCGTAACTACTGCATTACAAAGGATGGGGCCACCCAGTTTCTTGTCAGGTCACACCTTCTTCTTTAGACAAGGCGACCAACTCAATGAAGCAGCGCTGAAATTACAACTGCAGCAGGCAGGCTATGACCCAGTCAGCGCAGTAATGCGACCCGGTGAATACAGTATTCGTGGTGGTCTGATTGATTTATTCCCAATGGGCTCTAGCCTGCCCTATCGCTTAGATCTTTTTGGCGATGAAATTGAGCAGATACGCTCTTTTGATCCCGATACCCAACGCAGCCTATTTCCCGTCAAAGAAATCCGATTACTACCTGGACACGAATTTCCATTTGACGATCACTCGAGAACAGCGGCACGTGGGCGATGGCGAGAGGTCTTTGAGGGCGACCCCACCAGGTGCTCAATTTATAAAGATATCAACCTTGGGATCCCCAGCGCGGGTATTGAATCCTATTTACCCATCTTTTTTGATGAGACTGCCACCATCTTTGACTACTTCCCTCGTTCGGGAGATCCAGTTTGGTTAGTCAATATTGGCGATATTGAATCCAGCATTCGCAGTTTCTGGAAAGATACCCAGCAACGTTATGACTTTCTAAAGCATGATTTAGAGCGACCTATCCTGCCACCTAAAGAGTTATTTCTCGATGTAGATCAATTTTTTAGTAATGAGAAAGACAATGCAAGGCTGGTTTTAGAGCGAGATCCAAATGAGGCACTGGTCTTTTTACCGACCCCTGATGTTGCGATTCATCGACGTGATGCAGATCCCGTCAGTCGCTTGCGCAATCTAGTTGAGCATGGTCAATCAAGAGTATTAATTTGTACTGATAGTGCCGGCCGGAAAGAGTCGATTCGTCAACTTCTAGAAGAGAGTAATTTCATAGTTGATGGCGCAAGCACTGCCGTCTATCAGTTAAAGCCTGATAGCGTTGAAACCATTCCAGAATTCTTACAAGGCGCATCGAACTTTGGCTTGGTTAGCAGTCCTTTGTATGGTGGCTTTGCCTGGCCACAAGAGCAGGTCATCCTCATTACCGAGGCCGAGCTATTTACCACTACCGCTCGCCAAAGACGCAGAAGTAAAGGCAATGAAAACGCTGATCCAGATATGTTGTTTAAGGATCTATCGGAACTCAAGATTGGCGACCCCGTAGTTCATGCAGAGCATGGGATTGGACGATACCAAGGCTTAGTCCTTCTCAATCTCGCGCCACCAAAACAAGAACCCATATTCGAAGAGTTTTTGCATTTGGTTTACGCCAATGAGACGACCTTGTATGTGCCTGTTCAGCAATTGCAGCTAGTGACGCGTTACGCCGGCTCTGATCCTGATACGGCCCCATTACATCAGCTTGGGTCTGGGCTATGGGATAAGGCCAAACGCAAAGCAGCTAAGCAAATCCGGGATACCGCAGCAGAGCTTTTAGGGCTTTATGCTGCTAGAGCGATTCGCAAAGGTCATGCTTTTGAATATTCTCATCATGATTACGCTGCATTTGCTGAGAGCTTTGGTTTTGAGGAAACGCCTGACCAGGCTAGCGCAATTAATGCCGTCATTGGTGACATGACAAGCGGCACGCCAATGGATCGACTCGTCTGTGGCGATGTTGGCTTTGGTAAGACTGAGGTCGCCTTACGAGCCAGCTTCATTGCAGTAATGGGTGGCAAGCAGGTAGCGATCTTAGCGCCAACCACCCTACTGGCTGAGCAGCACGTTAGTACTTGGAAAGATCGCTTCGCTGATTGGCCAGTCCGCATTGTTGAACTGTCACGTTTTAAAAGTACCAAGGAAATTAATGCTGCTCTGGAAGCGATTGCCAAAGGTGAGGCGGACATTATTATCGGCACGCATAAATTACTTTCTAAGGAAAGCCAGTTTGCCAATTTAGGTTTGGTGATTGTGGATGAGGAGCACCGCTTTGGTGTTCGTCAAAAGGATGCACTCAAAGCCTTGAGGGCCGAAGTCGATATCCTGACATTAACAGCCACCCCGATCCCTAGAACGCTAGGTATGGCCATGGAGGGCCTACGAGAGTTTTCGATTATCGCCACTGCACCACAAAAACGCTTAGCCATCAAAACATTTGTCCGGCGTGAAGGTGATGGAGTTATTCGAGAGGCAGTCTTACGTGAAATCAAACGTGGTGGTCAGGTCTATTTTTTACATAATGAAGTTGAGACGATTGAGAACCGTAAGCATGCATTACAAGAGCTTATCCCTGAAGCACGCATTGGGGTAGCTCATGGACAAATGCATGAACGTGATCTAGAAGCCGTCATGCGTGACTTTGTTACCCAACGTACCAATATTTTATTGTGCACCACCATTATTGAAACCGGGATCGATGTGCCGACTGCCAACACCATCATCATGCATCGGGCTGATAAGTTTGGCTTAGCGCAATTGCATCAGTTACGTGGTCGAGTCGGTCGCTCACATCACCAAGCCTATGCTTATTTAATGGTTCCAGATCCTGAAGCTTTGAGTAAACAAGCACAATTGCGCCTCAATGCTATTCAAGCAATGGAAGAATTAGGCTCCGGTTTCTATTTGGCGATGCATGACTTAGAAATTCGGGGTGCCGGCGAAGTCTTGGGTGATAAGCAATCTGGGGAAATTCATGAGATTGGCTTCCAGTTATATACCGAAATGCTCAATCGTGCCGTTAAATCTCTACGTAGTGGCAAAGAACCTGATCTCTTGTCACCATTGCAATCCATTACGGATGTGAATTTGGGTGTACCTGCCCTATTACCTCAAGACTACTGCCCGGATGTACACGAGCGCCTCTCCCTCTATAAACGGTTTGCTGCTACCAATGATTTTTCTGAGCTCATGGGTTTGCGTGAAGAATTGGTTGACCGCTTTGGTGATTTGCCAGATCAAGCCAAATCCTTTTACGAGACCCATCGCTTGCGCCTTGAAATGACAGGCTTTGGAATCAAGAAGATTGACGCCTCTGAAAATACTATCCAGATACAGTTCATTCCGAACCCGCCAATTGATCCACTGCGAATTATTCAACTCATACAGAGTTCGAAACATATTCAGCTGAACGGCCAAGATAAGCTTAAAGTTCTCCCTTTAAAGACGGGTGGCTTTGATCGTTTAGAGCAGCGTTTGGATCAAATTCGCCAAATCCTGAAGCGCTTAAATGAGGGCGCCGCTGTTGTGAACGCTTTATGA